The following are encoded in a window of Schistocerca nitens isolate TAMUIC-IGC-003100 unplaced genomic scaffold, iqSchNite1.1 HiC_scaffold_519, whole genome shotgun sequence genomic DNA:
- the LOC126232516 gene encoding uncharacterized protein LOC126232516, whose protein sequence is MHVRQHRYPYTRPPIAHSRSVFNIINGAPAARRGRSHDAAATFAPTHSRTAKQLADPPTQHSRQTKTTAAAATKQNKHLAPSVRQKTNGQAHRPLLTTTTQRHAAPFPPLSIHSARDPVVDDDTRRARFPQPTPFRHYARLHPTPVATALLHALSPPPPPPPPPPPPLSPFPYTTTQPKTHSRPKHNNMARASAHTPNQSPSTQPHARHGKTGVLPRCHQSSTNNHTGGTTNNCRPAGNHQTHIPARHHTPLGSRFAKT, encoded by the coding sequence atgcacgtacgacaacaccgctacccgtacacaaggcctcccattgcacacagccgctctgtgttcaacatcatcaatggcgcgcccgcggctcgtcgcggtcgcagccatgacgccgccgccacttttgcaccaacacattcacgcaccgcaaaacagctcgccgacccaccgacacagcacagccgacaaacaaaaacaaccgcggcggcggcaacaaaacaaaacaaacacctcgcaccaagcgtccgacagaaaacaaacggacaggcacacaggcctctgctaacgaccacgacacagcggcacgctgcccctttcccgccactctcgattcacagcgcacgcgaccccgtcgtcgacgacgacacgcgacgggctcgcttcccgcaacctacacctttccgccactacgcacggctccacccgacgcccgtcgcaacggcactactgcacgcactatcacccccgccgccgccgccgccgccgccgcctcctcctctctcccccttcccgtacacaacaacacagccaaaaacacactcacgacccaaacataacaacatggcacgtgcatcggcgcacacccccaaccagtcaccgtcgacacaaccacacgcaaggcacggaaaaaccggcgtccttccacgttgccatcaaagcagcacaaacaaccacacaggaggaaccaccaacaactgccggccggccggcaaccaccaaacgcacattcccgctcgccaccacacacctctcggcagccgtttcgcaaagacatga